One region of Thiorhodovibrio frisius genomic DNA includes:
- a CDS encoding Uma2 family endonuclease, whose amino-acid sequence MASALKECFVSIEDYFTLDSETAPERWEWRNGDVYCRSGAQPEHNVICINVICINVGAELRARLRGSACRTFPSDQRVKVHAGSPYLYPDVSVACHPEFTTINGLGTLLNPILIVEVLSTTTAQNDRGTKFMQYQTIASLTDYLLVDSSEVAVLHFRKEGGRKEDSVWTPRLLEQASDAINLPDLDIRLPLAEIYLDTGLLAETKQA is encoded by the coding sequence ATGGCCAGCGCCCTAAAAGAATGCTTCGTCAGTATCGAGGACTATTTCACCCTGGACTCAGAGACCGCGCCCGAACGCTGGGAATGGCGCAATGGCGATGTCTATTGCAGGAGTGGCGCCCAGCCGGAGCACAATGTGATTTGCATCAATGTGATTTGCATCAATGTGGGCGCCGAACTGCGCGCGCGACTGCGCGGCTCCGCGTGCCGCACCTTCCCAAGCGATCAGCGCGTGAAGGTCCATGCCGGGAGCCCCTACCTGTATCCGGATGTCTCGGTTGCCTGCCATCCCGAGTTCACCACCATCAATGGTCTAGGTACGCTGCTGAACCCGATTCTGATCGTCGAGGTGCTGTCAACGACCACCGCGCAGAATGATCGCGGCACCAAGTTCATGCAGTACCAGACCATTGCGTCACTCACCGACTATCTGCTGGTCGACTCAAGCGAGGTCGCCGTCCTGCATTTTCGTAAGGAAGGCGGGCGCAAGGAAGACTCGGTGTGGACACCGCGATTGCTCGAGCAGGCCAGTGATGCAATCAACTTGCCTGACCTGGACATCAGGCTCCCCCTGGCCGAGATCTATCTCGACACCGGACTGCTCGCTGAAACCAAGCAGGCATGA
- a CDS encoding aspartate carbamoyltransferase catalytic subunit — translation MNNPLASANGADQPLAPSSTRPEHPAAFAQVASAAHSNPQLDAQGQLRHFLAIDGLDRTLLTDILDRAEGFLSLARAPVKKVPLCRGKIIANLFFENSTRTRTTFELAAKRLSADVLNLNISTSATAKGETLLDTLRNLEAMHVDMFVVRHSDSGAAHFIARHAAPHVSVINAGDGCHAHPTQSMLDMFTIRRHKGEIAGLKVAIVGDILHSRVARSQISALNTLGAAEVRVIAPRTLIPACAPEALGVRVFHDLREGVADCDVIIMLRLQRERMTGGFLPSEHEYFFLFGLTEKRLASAKPDAIVMHPGPINRGVEMDSEVADGPRSVILEQVSNGLAVRMAIMSTCIGAHHAAGQGTEREVARD, via the coding sequence ATGAACAATCCACTGGCCAGCGCAAACGGCGCCGACCAACCCCTGGCGCCCTCATCTACCCGACCCGAGCACCCGGCTGCCTTTGCGCAGGTTGCCTCTGCTGCGCACTCCAATCCGCAACTCGACGCCCAGGGGCAGCTGCGCCATTTTCTCGCCATCGACGGCCTTGATCGGACCCTGCTCACAGACATTCTTGACCGCGCCGAGGGCTTTTTGAGCCTGGCCCGCGCGCCAGTCAAGAAAGTCCCCCTGTGTCGCGGCAAGATCATCGCCAATCTGTTCTTCGAGAACAGCACCCGCACCCGCACCACCTTCGAGCTAGCCGCCAAGCGGCTGTCGGCCGATGTGCTTAATCTCAACATCAGCACCTCAGCCACCGCCAAGGGCGAAACCCTGCTCGACACCCTGCGCAATCTTGAAGCCATGCATGTCGACATGTTTGTGGTGCGCCACAGCGACAGCGGCGCGGCCCATTTCATTGCCCGCCATGCCGCGCCCCATGTGAGCGTGATCAACGCTGGCGACGGCTGCCACGCACACCCCACGCAAAGCATGCTGGACATGTTCACCATTCGCCGGCACAAGGGGGAGATTGCCGGGCTCAAGGTTGCCATTGTCGGAGATATCTTGCATTCGCGCGTCGCCCGCTCACAGATCAGTGCGCTCAATACCTTAGGCGCTGCCGAGGTGCGCGTCATCGCGCCGCGCACCCTGATCCCGGCCTGCGCGCCCGAGGCTCTGGGCGTGCGCGTCTTTCACGACCTGCGCGAAGGCGTGGCCGACTGCGATGTGATCATCATGCTGCGCTTGCAGCGCGAGCGCATGACCGGCGGCTTTCTGCCGAGCGAACATGAGTATTTCTTTCTCTTCGGCCTAACCGAAAAGCGCCTGGCCAGCGCCAAGCCCGATGCCATTGTGATGCACCCGGGGCCCATCAATCGCGGGGTCGAGATGGACTCCGAGGTCGCCGATGGACCGCGTTCGGTGATTCTCGAGCAAGTCAGCAACGGACTGGCGGTGCGCATGGCCATCATGTCCACCTGCATTGGCGCGCACCATGCAGCCGGCCAAGGCACCGAGCGGGAGGTCGCGCGTGACTGA
- the gshB gene encoding glutathione synthase — MKPRLAMVMDPISSINIKKDSSFAMLLAAQARDWELGYLELGDLFLRDQRVYGRSRPLQVRDDPSGWVDLGEAKLAPLEAFDVVLMRKDPPFDMEYICATYLLERAQRQGCLVVNDPRALRDANEKIFATDFPELAPAHLVARDGADLRAFVAEHQDTILKPLDGMGGRSIFRVRQDDPNLGVIIETLTDHGQRFCMAQRFIPEITEGDKRVLMIEGEPVPHLLARIPTGADPRGNLAAGALGQVRPLGETEHAIAAQVGPVLRERGILFAGLDVIGNFLTEINITSPTCIREIDRERNTDIAGDLMDAIGRRLDAR; from the coding sequence ATGAAACCGCGCTTGGCCATGGTGATGGACCCGATCTCGTCCATCAATATCAAAAAGGACAGCAGCTTCGCCATGCTGCTCGCCGCTCAGGCGCGCGACTGGGAACTCGGCTACCTGGAACTCGGCGATCTGTTCCTGCGCGATCAGCGCGTCTATGGGCGCAGCCGCCCATTGCAAGTGCGCGACGATCCAAGCGGCTGGGTCGATCTCGGTGAGGCCAAGCTGGCACCACTCGAGGCTTTCGACGTGGTGCTGATGCGCAAGGACCCGCCCTTTGATATGGAATACATCTGCGCCACCTACCTGCTCGAGCGCGCCCAGCGCCAGGGCTGCCTGGTGGTGAACGACCCGCGCGCCCTGCGCGACGCGAACGAAAAAATCTTCGCGACCGATTTCCCCGAGCTGGCCCCCGCACATCTGGTCGCGCGCGACGGCGCCGATCTGCGCGCCTTTGTTGCCGAACATCAAGACACCATCCTCAAACCGCTCGACGGCATGGGCGGGCGTTCTATTTTTCGCGTGCGTCAAGATGACCCCAATCTTGGCGTCATTATCGAAACCCTGACCGATCACGGCCAGCGCTTTTGCATGGCACAGCGTTTTATTCCCGAGATCACTGAGGGTGACAAACGGGTGCTAATGATTGAGGGCGAGCCGGTGCCGCACCTGCTCGCACGCATCCCCACGGGTGCTGATCCGCGCGGAAACCTGGCCGCCGGCGCGCTGGGACAGGTGCGACCGCTGGGCGAGACCGAGCACGCCATTGCCGCCCAGGTCGGCCCAGTGCTGCGCGAGCGCGGCATTCTTTTCGCCGGGCTGGATGTGATCGGCAACTTCTTAACCGAGATCAACATTACCAGCCCAACCTGCATTCGCGAGATCGACCGCGAGCGCAACACTGATATCGCAGGTGATCTGATGGACGCCATTGGCCGGAGGCTCGATGCGCGCTAA
- the ruvX gene encoding Holliday junction resolvase RuvX has protein sequence MTTPTTLFGFDFGPRKIGIAVGQTLTGTARPLTTLRSRHNKPDWTGIERLVRDWQPCAAVLGLPKRMDDTEEDWTPLVRRFGRQLEGRFGLAVHLVDERLTSRAAREELGGRFDNRDDQVDAVAAKLILETWLGEQLVQREDRDHD, from the coding sequence TTGACCACGCCAACCACCTTGTTCGGCTTCGATTTCGGCCCGCGCAAAATCGGCATCGCGGTCGGCCAAACACTGACCGGCACGGCCAGGCCACTCACCACTTTGCGCAGCCGCCACAACAAGCCCGACTGGACTGGCATTGAGCGCCTGGTGCGCGACTGGCAGCCCTGCGCCGCCGTGCTCGGCCTGCCGAAGCGCATGGATGACACCGAGGAAGACTGGACGCCGCTGGTGCGTCGCTTTGGCCGTCAGCTGGAGGGGCGCTTTGGCCTTGCGGTGCATCTGGTCGACGAGCGCCTGACCAGCCGGGCCGCGCGCGAGGAGCTTGGCGGGCGCTTTGACAACCGCGACGATCAAGTCGATGCGGTGGCCGCCAAGCTGATCCTGGAAACCTGGCTTGGCGAGCAACTTGTGCAGCGCGAGGACCGCGACCATGACTGA
- a CDS encoding ATP-binding protein — protein MPERTPVTIFISSPGDVAAERRRCVLVVNRLNQEFGRFLDIRPVLWETEPMLAGGHFQDIIEPQPGDSDIVVVILWSRMGVPLPERTEKREYRGLDGRVPVTGTEWEVEHALEAYAAKGRPDLLVYRNRSEALARGQDSRALRDAAAQLDALEAFWTRHFADTKTGGFKLGYNAYSSADQFEEKLEIHLRARLRRFLPAVSAAPGSDRAAVGLSWYQGSPFRGLQTFDVEHAPIFFGRWQARTQVLDRLSARAERGRAFVLVLGASGSGKSSLVRAGVLPLLERPGVTSGVSLWRRCILTPGAHGAAEADDVFDRLAGALQAAPALPEIAETGFDPARLAARLRDGSGSDILEIALRRVAERECLASGANDSPPVRLVLVIDQLEEMFTDHRSFSPQVAGRFAELLRSLADCGLVWVIATLRSDYFHRLAEVPALLELSAGEAQINLGSPSGAELDQIIRLPARAAGLEFEEHSETQVGLDISLREAASGQDALPLLEFTLDELYRRDVEQQGLSVLTFASYDALGGLEGAIASQAEAVCAALGAHRTAAVDGVLLALAGLEAGDGSEEADAARRLVGWDDLGRNPERAAVVEALVGARLLVSDAIPTSGENSEGTGARVRLAHEALLRRWPRYRALLERERDFLKARGRVSAALGVWLDQDKDNARLLPDGIALAEAEDLLARRREDLDALDIAYIDASSRAARAQRDRRLRRIRLVAAMMAVLAMLSGLGAWYGFTGQLEAERHAAEATRQRGIAEQRRVEAETALRAATESANTLVFDLAEKFKDSRVPSAIIRSILERARRLQDTLAESNPNDMVLQRSRSAALLALGDLYALQGSLEDALTAYKESLRIDRILAAADPDNAEAQRDLSVTLDRIGDIEKESGQAEAALTAYEETLAISRALAAGDATNARWQRDVSIAWEKVGDISLQQGDAAGALAAYEEVLATRRSLAKREPNSPTARRDLAVSLNKTGDVRVLRGDTQGALAAYQEAMTLVQVLVASDPDNTKWQHDLSVTQERIGNIQLQLGQTDAALTSYENVLGIRRALSESDPENSDWIRDTLVALTKVGDLHLTVGKSRAALAAFSEGLELSRELAVRDPDNLVWLRDLTISLNRIGDLRLRSGEVNQALDYYQEALDIARDLTAEDPNNRVWGRDLAISLNKVGDILVQQGDPPAALDLYRESLEICRGHAEQDPSNIQGQRDLWYTLRRIANVQVTTGDRAAALKAHEEALAMLRPLAERHRENSILQSNILLSLQDIGDLHLQQGDVAAALAAYQEGLPIAKALAASDTDNADHQRNVAISFNKIGDAQLKNGNSAAARMAFEHALDIVEELVARDQHNTLWQRDLFISHAITGGWHADHGEARVARMHFEKALALGEELAKTDGLLPADALVVAELKRRDAELP, from the coding sequence ATGCCTGAGCGCACACCCGTCACGATTTTCATTTCCTCACCTGGCGATGTGGCCGCTGAGCGGCGTCGCTGTGTGCTGGTTGTCAACCGATTGAACCAGGAGTTTGGCCGATTCCTGGATATCCGCCCTGTGCTCTGGGAGACCGAGCCCATGCTGGCAGGCGGGCACTTCCAGGACATCATCGAGCCGCAGCCAGGTGACAGCGATATCGTGGTTGTCATCCTTTGGTCGCGCATGGGCGTTCCGCTGCCGGAGCGCACCGAGAAACGCGAGTACCGTGGGCTTGACGGGCGCGTCCCTGTGACAGGGACCGAGTGGGAAGTCGAACATGCCCTAGAGGCATACGCTGCCAAAGGTCGCCCGGACTTATTGGTCTACCGCAACCGCAGCGAAGCTTTGGCGAGAGGCCAGGATAGTCGCGCTCTGCGCGACGCCGCTGCGCAACTCGATGCGCTCGAGGCCTTTTGGACCCGCCACTTCGCGGACACCAAGACCGGTGGTTTCAAACTGGGCTACAACGCTTATAGCAGCGCGGACCAGTTCGAGGAGAAGCTGGAAATCCATTTGCGCGCGAGACTGCGGCGCTTCTTGCCTGCGGTCTCGGCAGCGCCTGGCAGCGACAGGGCAGCGGTTGGTCTGTCGTGGTACCAAGGCTCGCCGTTTCGAGGGTTGCAGACTTTCGATGTGGAGCATGCGCCGATCTTTTTCGGGCGCTGGCAGGCACGCACCCAGGTTCTGGATAGGCTGAGCGCGCGCGCGGAGCGGGGGCGTGCCTTCGTCCTGGTGCTTGGAGCCAGCGGCAGCGGCAAGTCCTCGCTGGTACGCGCTGGCGTGCTGCCTCTGCTGGAGCGGCCGGGGGTGACCTCGGGTGTCTCGCTGTGGCGGCGCTGTATCCTCACTCCCGGGGCCCATGGTGCAGCAGAGGCGGACGACGTGTTCGACCGTCTGGCGGGGGCGTTGCAGGCCGCCCCGGCGCTGCCGGAAATCGCGGAAACGGGGTTCGACCCGGCGCGGCTCGCCGCGCGTTTGCGCGATGGGAGTGGCAGCGACATTCTTGAGATCGCATTGCGCCGGGTGGCCGAGCGCGAGTGCCTGGCGTCTGGGGCAAATGATTCCCCGCCAGTGCGGCTGGTGTTGGTGATCGACCAGTTAGAGGAGATGTTTACCGATCACCGCAGCTTCTCGCCTCAGGTGGCGGGGCGCTTCGCCGAGTTGCTGCGGTCCCTGGCGGATTGCGGCTTGGTCTGGGTGATCGCCACCCTGCGCTCGGACTACTTCCACCGGCTCGCGGAGGTGCCGGCGCTGCTGGAGTTGAGCGCCGGAGAGGCTCAGATCAATCTAGGCTCGCCGAGCGGCGCCGAGCTCGATCAGATCATCCGTCTGCCAGCGCGGGCGGCGGGGTTGGAGTTCGAAGAACATTCAGAAACCCAGGTGGGTCTGGATATCTCCTTGCGCGAGGCGGCGAGCGGCCAAGATGCGCTGCCCCTGCTCGAATTCACCTTGGATGAACTCTACCGGCGCGATGTTGAGCAACAAGGCCTGTCGGTTTTGACCTTCGCAAGCTATGACGCTCTCGGTGGCCTTGAGGGTGCGATCGCCAGTCAGGCAGAAGCCGTTTGTGCGGCTCTGGGAGCGCATCGGACGGCAGCGGTTGACGGCGTATTGCTTGCGCTAGCCGGGTTGGAAGCCGGCGATGGGTCAGAGGAGGCCGATGCGGCGCGACGACTGGTGGGGTGGGACGATTTGGGGCGCAATCCGGAACGGGCGGCGGTTGTCGAGGCCTTGGTGGGGGCGCGGCTGCTGGTCAGCGATGCCATTCCGACTAGTGGGGAGAACAGCGAAGGGACGGGGGCCAGGGTGCGCTTGGCTCATGAGGCGTTGTTGCGCCGCTGGCCGCGCTATCGCGCCTTGCTGGAGCGGGAGCGCGACTTTCTGAAAGCGCGGGGGCGAGTGAGTGCGGCCTTGGGTGTATGGCTCGATCAAGATAAGGATAATGCGCGCCTGCTGCCCGATGGCATCGCCCTGGCTGAAGCAGAAGACCTTCTGGCGCGCCGGCGCGAGGATCTTGATGCCTTGGATATTGCCTATATTGATGCCTCGTCCCGCGCTGCCCGCGCACAGCGTGATCGTCGCCTGCGTCGTATCCGTCTGGTCGCCGCCATGATGGCGGTGCTGGCCATGCTGTCGGGCCTCGGGGCATGGTACGGATTCACCGGGCAGTTGGAGGCAGAACGGCACGCGGCGGAGGCAACACGTCAGCGCGGCATCGCCGAGCAGCGTCGGGTTGAGGCTGAAACTGCCCTGCGTGCCGCCACCGAGAGCGCGAACACCCTGGTATTTGATCTGGCCGAGAAGTTTAAAGACTCGCGCGTGCCCAGTGCCATTATTCGCTCCATTCTGGAGCGGGCCCGCCGTCTGCAAGATACCTTGGCGGAGTCCAATCCCAATGACATGGTGCTTCAGCGCAGCCGCTCTGCTGCCCTGCTGGCGCTGGGAGATCTGTACGCCCTGCAAGGGAGCCTGGAAGACGCCCTGACGGCTTACAAGGAGTCACTGCGCATCGACAGGATTCTCGCCGCAGCCGACCCAGATAATGCGGAAGCCCAGCGCGATCTGTCCGTGACCTTGGACCGTATTGGCGACATCGAGAAAGAAAGCGGCCAGGCCGAGGCCGCCCTGACAGCCTATGAGGAAACCTTGGCCATCAGTCGCGCCCTCGCTGCCGGGGACGCCACCAATGCGCGTTGGCAGCGGGATGTCTCGATCGCATGGGAAAAGGTTGGCGATATCAGCCTACAGCAGGGCGACGCTGCGGGTGCCCTGGCCGCTTACGAGGAGGTGCTTGCCACCCGGCGGTCGCTGGCGAAGCGGGAGCCGAATAGCCCGACTGCCCGCCGTGACCTGGCAGTTAGCTTGAACAAGACCGGTGACGTGCGTGTGCTTCGCGGCGACACTCAGGGGGCCCTTGCCGCTTACCAGGAAGCGATGACCCTCGTCCAGGTTTTGGTCGCGAGCGATCCTGATAACACCAAATGGCAGCACGACCTCTCGGTCACTCAGGAGCGCATCGGCAATATCCAACTACAGCTCGGGCAGACGGATGCCGCACTGACCTCCTATGAGAATGTGCTGGGCATCCGCCGCGCGCTCAGCGAGAGCGATCCGGAAAACAGCGATTGGATTCGGGATACCCTGGTGGCCCTGACCAAAGTCGGTGATCTGCACCTGACCGTTGGAAAGTCCCGCGCCGCCCTGGCCGCCTTTAGCGAAGGATTGGAATTGTCTCGGGAACTGGCCGTGCGCGATCCGGACAATCTGGTCTGGCTTCGCGACCTGACCATTAGTCTTAACCGAATTGGTGACCTGCGTTTGCGCTCGGGCGAGGTCAATCAGGCTCTGGACTATTACCAGGAAGCCCTGGACATCGCCCGTGACCTGACCGCCGAGGATCCGAATAACCGGGTGTGGGGTCGCGACCTTGCCATCAGTCTGAACAAGGTCGGAGACATCCTGGTGCAACAGGGCGATCCGCCTGCTGCCCTGGATTTGTACAGGGAATCCCTTGAGATCTGTCGTGGGCACGCCGAGCAAGATCCGAGCAATATCCAGGGGCAGCGAGACCTTTGGTACACTCTTCGCCGGATCGCCAATGTCCAAGTCACCACGGGTGACCGGGCTGCTGCTTTGAAGGCACATGAGGAGGCGCTGGCCATGCTCCGGCCTCTGGCCGAACGTCATCGCGAAAACAGCATCCTGCAATCCAATATTCTGCTCTCGCTACAGGACATTGGCGATCTCCACTTGCAGCAAGGCGATGTGGCCGCTGCCCTGGCTGCCTACCAGGAAGGTCTTCCCATCGCTAAGGCTCTAGCGGCAAGCGATACCGACAATGCCGACCATCAGCGCAATGTTGCCATCAGCTTCAACAAGATTGGCGATGCGCAATTGAAGAATGGAAATTCGGCTGCGGCTCGCATGGCGTTCGAGCATGCCTTGGACATCGTCGAGGAGCTGGTCGCGCGCGATCAGCACAACACCCTATGGCAGCGCGATCTGTTCATCTCGCACGCAATCACCGGCGGGTGGCACGCCGATCATGGCGAAGCCAGGGTGGCACGGATGCACTTTGAAAAGGCCCTCGCGCTCGGCGAGGAACTCGCCAAGACCGATGGCCTATTGCCGGCAGATGCCTTGGTGGTCGCGGAGCTGAAACGCCGTGACGCCGAGTTGCCTTGA
- a CDS encoding FAD:protein FMN transferase, translating into MRANPLHPLHPQRTRRCTRGPGKRLLTALMLVSLAPITLMLHGCNQGETPVHVSQFDAFGTRVDMQLLGVSEQLATEIAQQTATDFGLVEYALGLDQPGPMQRTNELLATTDPFAAPPSLLPLLKQSQTLAARSGHLFNPAIGLLTQLWRPDPVTGRCEPPPDAETIARILEAQPRLTDLSLNGIELLSDNPAVKLDFGAVTRAYATDLAITNMRARGMRGAMIRIGTDLRLLGDRAGQPWRIPVLRGSGGAVLGTLSLRGDTSIITIGRFQKPCVRDGEHYPRTIDPRTGYPAKGTQMVTVVHPGDAVSAAAAAAALFVAGPEHWGQVGKRMGITAALLIDETGQIHLSPAMARLLQIIDRNAQVSLSPAWQDSGTD; encoded by the coding sequence ATGCGCGCTAACCCGCTCCACCCGCTCCACCCGCAACGCACCCGCCGCTGCACGCGCGGCCCAGGCAAGCGGCTCCTCACCGCACTGATGCTGGTCAGCCTGGCGCCGATCACCCTAATGCTGCATGGCTGCAACCAGGGCGAGACGCCGGTGCATGTCAGCCAGTTCGACGCCTTCGGCACCCGGGTCGATATGCAGCTTCTGGGCGTGTCCGAGCAACTAGCCACCGAGATCGCACAGCAAACCGCGACTGACTTCGGGTTAGTGGAATACGCCTTGGGGCTCGACCAGCCCGGACCGATGCAGCGGACCAATGAACTCCTTGCCACCACCGATCCCTTTGCCGCGCCTCCCTCCCTATTGCCGCTGCTCAAGCAAAGTCAAACGCTGGCCGCGCGCAGCGGCCATCTGTTCAACCCAGCCATCGGCCTGCTGACGCAGCTGTGGCGACCCGACCCCGTCACCGGTCGCTGCGAGCCCCCCCCTGACGCCGAAACCATCGCGCGCATCCTTGAGGCTCAACCTCGCTTGACCGATCTCAGCCTGAACGGGATTGAACTGCTGAGCGACAATCCTGCGGTCAAACTCGACTTCGGCGCCGTCACGCGCGCCTACGCGACCGATCTCGCCATTACCAACATGCGCGCCCGAGGCATGCGCGGCGCCATGATCCGCATCGGCACTGATCTACGCCTGCTCGGTGATCGCGCCGGGCAACCTTGGCGCATCCCTGTACTGCGTGGCAGTGGCGGCGCTGTTTTGGGCACGCTCAGCCTGCGCGGCGACACCAGCATCATCACCATCGGGCGTTTTCAAAAGCCCTGCGTTCGCGACGGCGAGCACTATCCCAGGACCATCGACCCCCGCACCGGCTACCCTGCAAAGGGCACACAAATGGTCACAGTGGTACATCCGGGAGATGCCGTTTCAGCCGCTGCGGCAGCGGCCGCGCTCTTCGTCGCGGGCCCCGAGCACTGGGGCCAGGTCGGAAAAAGAATGGGCATCACCGCCGCCTTGCTAATCGACGAGACCGGGCAGATTCATCTAAGCCCGGCCATGGCGCGCCTGCTACAGATTATCGACCGCAACGCCCAGGTGAGCCTGAGCCCGGCCTGGCAGGACTCCGGCACCGACTAG
- a CDS encoding YqgE/AlgH family protein, translated as MSVSTSLTNHFLIAMPGLQDPNFSRTVTYICEHNTQGAMGIVINRPMDLSLGDVLEQLDIEPQAPDIKNQIVYLGGPVQTDRGFVIHTGPDTFDSTLNVTPDIRVTTSRDVLEAIANGTGPALSLVALGYAGWTSGQLEEELSANAWLSGPADNETLFKRPASSRLQAAAQLIGIDINLLIGEAGHA; from the coding sequence ATGAGCGTTTCCACCTCGCTGACAAACCACTTCCTGATCGCGATGCCGGGTCTGCAAGACCCTAACTTCTCGCGAACAGTGACCTATATTTGCGAACACAACACGCAAGGCGCCATGGGCATTGTCATCAATCGCCCCATGGACCTGAGCCTGGGTGATGTGTTGGAGCAGCTCGACATTGAACCCCAGGCGCCCGACATCAAAAACCAGATCGTCTATCTTGGCGGCCCAGTGCAGACTGACCGCGGCTTTGTAATCCACACCGGGCCGGACACCTTTGACTCCACCCTGAACGTCACACCCGATATCCGCGTCACCACCTCGCGCGATGTCCTTGAGGCCATCGCCAACGGCACCGGGCCCGCGCTGTCGCTGGTGGCCCTGGGCTATGCCGGCTGGACCAGCGGCCAGCTTGAAGAAGAGTTAAGCGCTAACGCCTGGCTCAGCGGCCCGGCTGACAACGAGACCCTGTTCAAGCGCCCGGCATCCAGTCGTCTCCAGGCGGCGGCGCAACTGATCGGCATCGACATCAACCTGCTAATCGGCGAGGCCGGGCACGCCTGA
- the pyrR gene encoding bifunctional pyr operon transcriptional regulator/uracil phosphoribosyltransferase PyrR has product MTDSNIWQNAEQIETIIKAMARDLKNLCQERGIDRPLMVGIHTGGVWVAEQLHQLLDIEDPLGFLDISFYRDDFTRIGLHPQVHPSELPVAVDDRAVILVDDVLQSGRTIRAALNVLFDYGRPAQVLLAILAERDGRELPINPDVVGLHAELERGSHIKLSGPEPLQLERRAAADHP; this is encoded by the coding sequence ATGACTGACAGCAATATCTGGCAGAATGCGGAACAGATCGAAACCATCATCAAAGCCATGGCGCGGGACCTCAAAAACCTGTGCCAGGAGCGCGGCATCGACCGCCCGCTGATGGTGGGCATCCACACGGGCGGCGTTTGGGTGGCCGAGCAGCTGCACCAATTGCTGGACATTGAAGACCCCTTGGGGTTTTTGGATATCTCCTTCTACCGCGATGATTTCACCCGCATCGGCCTGCACCCCCAGGTGCATCCATCAGAACTCCCGGTGGCGGTCGATGATCGGGCGGTAATTTTAGTCGACGACGTGCTCCAGTCCGGGCGCACCATCCGCGCCGCGCTCAATGTGCTCTTTGACTATGGCCGCCCGGCGCAGGTGCTGCTGGCCATTCTGGCCGAGCGCGACGGGCGCGAACTGCCGATCAACCCCGATGTCGTCGGACTGCACGCCGAGCTTGAGCGCGGCAGTCATATCAAACTGAGCGGCCCCGAGCCACTGCAACTCGAGCGGCGCGCTGCTGCGGATCACCCCTGA
- a CDS encoding energy transducer TonB, whose amino-acid sequence MSAAAPLPPHTPNARLPLLIATALALLLHLAAGLAVAALDRPLPQDASGTETQAAPLTFDLVPAPTPADDPPTKPAPIAEKPPEQSSEAASTPDPASAPPEAVADETSTDPDQLPDQSPDQIEDQIEDQIPDQIPDQIPDQIKDQTQDQDQTPTASITATETPPAAQAPLAPALERPSAPPTRQVSAADIFASRNQELASLSRAQHPSQRGATQSRRKAISANTQEYIYANYLESWRRKVERIGNLNYPEEAKEKRLFGSLVLQVSVRADGSLEGVRVLRSSGHQVLDQAAVRIVELAAPFAPFPDDIRAHHDVLDITRTWQFLREHKLGWDK is encoded by the coding sequence ATGTCCGCCGCCGCCCCGCTTCCGCCTCACACCCCAAACGCGCGGCTACCGCTGCTGATTGCCACGGCACTCGCGCTGCTCCTGCACCTGGCCGCCGGCTTGGCTGTGGCCGCGCTCGACCGGCCACTGCCCCAAGACGCGAGCGGTACTGAGACACAGGCAGCGCCTCTGACCTTTGATTTAGTCCCAGCACCAACACCAGCGGACGACCCACCCACCAAGCCCGCACCTATCGCAGAAAAGCCGCCCGAGCAGTCAAGCGAGGCGGCATCGACGCCAGACCCCGCATCGGCGCCGCCTGAAGCGGTCGCGGACGAAACCAGCACCGACCCAGACCAGCTCCCCGATCAGAGCCCTGATCAAATCGAGGATCAAATCGAGGATCAGATCCCGGACCAGATCCCAGACCAGATCCCGGACCAGATCAAGGACCAGACCCAGGACCAGGACCAGACTCCAACTGCATCCATCACTGCCACCGAAACGCCTCCAGCCGCGCAGGCCCCACTCGCGCCTGCGCTCGAGCGCCCCAGCGCCCCGCCGACACGGCAGGTCTCGGCGGCGGACATTTTTGCCAGCCGCAATCAGGAGCTTGCAAGCCTGAGCCGGGCGCAGCACCCGAGCCAGCGCGGGGCGACGCAAAGCCGGCGCAAAGCCATCAGCGCCAACACCCAGGAGTACATCTACGCCAACTATCTTGAGTCCTGGCGACGCAAGGTCGAGCGCATCGGCAACCTCAACTACCCCGAAGAAGCCAAGGAGAAGCGCCTGTTCGGCAGCCTGGTGCTGCAAGTCTCGGTGCGCGCCGACGGCAGTCTGGAAGGCGTGCGAGTACTGCGCTCATCCGGGCATCAGGTGCTCGACCAGGCCGCCGTGCGCATTGTCGAACTGGCTGCGCCCTTCGCCCCCTTTCCCGACGACATCCGCGCGCACCACGACGTACTCGATATCACCAGAACCTGGCAATTCCTGCGCGAGCACAAGCTTGGCTGGGACAAATAA